One region of Blattabacterium cuenoti genomic DNA includes:
- a CDS encoding shikimate kinase: MKITLIGYMGSGKTSIGKILSKRLNIDFYDLDNLIVEKKKKSIFNLFKKIGEFSFRKIEHMVLRKVLKKEKKYILSVGGGTPCFYNNIYLLNKYSKTFYLKADSYTLFKRLLVEKKTRPLISNFSKNELFIFIIKHLFKRTFFYEKSLKKIDVNNKSKNDIMKDIINMID, encoded by the coding sequence ATGAAAATCACTTTAATAGGATATATGGGAAGTGGAAAAACTTCTATAGGAAAAATTTTATCTAAAAGATTAAATATTGATTTTTATGATTTAGATAATCTTATTGTTGAAAAGAAAAAAAAATCAATATTTAATCTTTTTAAGAAAATAGGAGAATTTTCTTTCAGAAAAATAGAACATATGGTATTAAGAAAAGTTTTAAAAAAAGAAAAAAAATATATTTTATCTGTAGGAGGAGGAACTCCTTGTTTTTATAATAATATTTATTTATTAAATAAGTATTCAAAAACTTTTTATTTAAAAGCAGATAGTTATACTTTATTTAAAAGATTACTTGTAGAAAAAAAAACAAGGCCTTTAATTTCTAATTTTTCTAAGAATGAATTATTTATATTTATTATTAAACATTTATTTAAAAGAACATTTTTTTATGAAAAGTCTTTAAAAAAAATAGATGTTAATAATAAGTCTAAAAATGATATAATGAAAGATATTATTAATATGATTGATTAA
- the tilS gene encoding tRNA lysidine(34) synthetase TilS — translation MKKISNSYFFMEVKKYFPFKTKKKIGVAVSGGLDSMVLIDILLNISNLQLEVLHCNFKLRNEESDKDEIFIKNFCIKKNIICHIKKFNTLYFSKKNNISIQMAARELRYKWFNKLLEKFSYKYIALGHHFNDSIETFFINILRGTGIKGLLGIPKINKKFIRPLSLFTKEEIIFYAKRKNIKWRSDSSNQNLKYLRNKIRSIIPIISSFSSSFYKGFKKSINFLKNENFFIEKKLEEIHKKITIEKKNDPFLWKIEYKKIENLNYLSKLFYSYGFYNINDLKNFIHVQSGKQLISKKYRLIKNRNFWILVSNKFFLEKKNKIYTINNLELNYNLPINIKFFFNPKKENRKKMLLIDFEKIKLPLQLRTWRQGDFFFPFGMKGKKKVSKYYKDKKFSLFEKEQTWLLINGNNHIILIIENRLDDRFKITKKTKKILGIKI, via the coding sequence ATGAAAAAAATATCAAACAGTTACTTTTTTATGGAGGTTAAAAAATATTTTCCATTTAAAACTAAAAAAAAAATAGGAGTAGCTGTAAGTGGAGGATTAGATAGTATGGTCCTTATTGATATATTACTTAATATTTCTAATCTTCAATTAGAAGTTCTTCATTGTAATTTTAAATTAAGAAATGAAGAATCGGATAAAGATGAAATATTTATAAAAAATTTTTGTATAAAAAAAAATATAATATGTCATATTAAAAAATTTAATACTTTATATTTTTCTAAAAAAAATAATATTTCTATACAAATGGCTGCTAGAGAACTTAGATATAAATGGTTTAATAAATTATTAGAAAAATTTTCATATAAATATATTGCCTTAGGTCATCATTTTAATGATTCTATAGAAACTTTTTTTATTAATATTTTAAGAGGTACTGGAATTAAAGGATTATTAGGTATTCCAAAAATAAATAAAAAGTTTATTCGTCCTCTTTCTCTTTTTACTAAAGAAGAAATTATTTTTTATGCTAAAAGAAAAAATATAAAATGGAGATCTGATAGTAGTAATCAAAATCTTAAATATTTAAGAAATAAAATTCGTTCAATTATACCAATAATATCCTCTTTTTCATCTTCTTTTTATAAAGGATTTAAAAAATCTATAAATTTTCTTAAAAATGAAAATTTTTTTATAGAAAAAAAATTAGAAGAAATACATAAAAAAATTACAATAGAAAAAAAAAATGATCCATTTTTGTGGAAAATAGAGTATAAAAAAATAGAAAATTTAAATTATTTATCTAAATTATTTTATTCATATGGATTTTATAATATAAATGATTTAAAAAATTTTATTCATGTACAATCAGGAAAACAACTGATTTCAAAAAAATATCGTCTTATTAAAAATAGAAATTTTTGGATTTTAGTTTCTAATAAATTTTTTTTAGAAAAAAAGAATAAAATTTATACAATAAATAATTTAGAATTGAATTATAATTTACCTATAAATATTAAATTTTTTTTTAATCCAAAAAAAGAAAATAGAAAAAAAATGTTACTTATAGATTTTGAAAAAATTAAATTACCATTACAATTAAGAACATGGAGACAAGGAGATTTTTTTTTCCCTTTTGGTATGAAAGGGAAAAAAAAAGTAAGTAAATATTATAAAGATAAAAAATTTTCACTTTTTGAAAAAGAACAAACATGGTTATTAATTAACGGAAATAATCATATTATTTTAATTATAGAAAATCGTTTAGATGATAGATTTAAAATAACAAAAAAAACAAAAAAAATATTAGGAATAAAAATATAA
- the serC gene encoding 3-phosphoserine/phosphohydroxythreonine transaminase, with translation MKIHNFNAGPSILPKEVVKKSAQSVIDFNQSGLSLLEISHRSIDFIEIIERTTMLVKRIMNLNEDYAVLFLQGGATLQFSMVPYNLMNKEASYLDTGFWSFNAIKEAEKFGKVKILFSGKKKNYTYISRNYHIPNNSDYFHCTSNNTIVGTQMKEFPKTSIPIICDMSSDIFSRKLDFCKFSLIYASAQKNVSSAGMTIVVIKKNILGKIKKNIPSYMDYKIHIQNNSILNTPNVFSIYTSMLTLEWIEKKGGLSFLEKENQYKAKLLYNEIDRNILFENKIQKKDRSNMNVIFFLKEKKLKKEFDKIWKNKNIIGLNGHRFLGGYRASIYNALPLKSIQFLIQIMKDFEKSYR, from the coding sequence ATGAAAATACATAATTTCAATGCAGGACCTTCTATTTTACCAAAAGAAGTTGTTAAAAAGTCAGCTCAATCTGTAATTGATTTTAATCAATCTGGATTATCTTTACTTGAAATTTCTCATAGAAGTATAGATTTTATAGAAATAATAGAAAGAACTACCATGTTAGTAAAACGTATTATGAATTTAAATGAAGATTATGCAGTTTTATTTCTTCAAGGAGGAGCTACATTGCAATTTTCAATGGTTCCATATAATTTAATGAATAAAGAAGCTTCTTATTTAGATACAGGATTTTGGTCATTTAATGCTATTAAAGAAGCAGAAAAATTTGGAAAAGTAAAAATTTTATTTTCTGGTAAAAAAAAAAATTATACATATATATCTAGAAATTATCATATACCAAATAATTCTGATTATTTTCATTGTACCTCTAATAATACAATTGTAGGTACACAAATGAAGGAATTTCCAAAAACATCTATTCCAATAATTTGCGATATGTCTTCAGATATTTTTAGTAGAAAATTAGATTTTTGCAAATTTAGTTTAATTTATGCTTCTGCACAAAAAAATGTAAGTTCTGCAGGAATGACTATTGTTGTAATAAAAAAAAATATTTTAGGAAAAATAAAAAAAAATATTCCTTCTTATATGGATTATAAAATACATATACAAAATAATAGTATTTTAAATACTCCAAATGTATTTTCTATTTATACTTCTATGCTAACTTTAGAATGGATAGAAAAAAAAGGAGGCCTTTCTTTTTTAGAAAAAGAAAATCAATATAAAGCTAAATTATTATATAACGAAATAGATAGAAATATTTTATTTGAAAACAAAATACAAAAAAAAGATCGTTCTAATATGAATGTTATCTTTTTTTTAAAAGAAAAAAAATTAAAAAAAGAATTTGATAAAATATGGAAAAATAAAAATATTATAGGATTAAATGGTCATAGATTTTTAGGTGGATATCGTGCTAGTATATATAACGCACTTCCATTAAAAAGTATTCAATTTTTAATTCAAATTATGAAAGATTTTGAAAAATCATATAGATAA
- a CDS encoding YggS family pyridoxal phosphate-dependent enzyme → MKNHIDNNFFSIKKYIPKNVKILVVSKNQNIFSIKKLYLSGNKDFGENYIQEMVKKYNKLPKDIRWHMIGRIQSNKLKYIIPFIYLIHSVQSMKHIIMINNIGLKYNKIINCLLQIKISDEKNKLGITDKEAYNILESENYKTMKNIRIIGIMGMASFQEEKKIHNEFSYLQYIYEICKKKYGHYILSMGISRDYKIAIKYGSTLIRLGTLIFGERKKII, encoded by the coding sequence TTGAAAAATCATATAGATAATAATTTTTTTTCCATAAAAAAATATATTCCAAAAAATGTAAAAATCTTAGTTGTTTCTAAAAATCAAAATATTTTTTCTATAAAAAAATTATATTTATCTGGTAATAAAGACTTTGGAGAAAATTATATTCAAGAAATGGTAAAAAAATATAATAAATTACCTAAAGATATTCGTTGGCATATGATTGGAAGAATTCAAAGTAATAAATTAAAATATATAATACCTTTTATTTATTTAATACATAGTGTTCAAAGTATGAAACATATTATAATGATAAATAATATAGGATTAAAATATAATAAAATTATTAATTGTCTTTTACAAATAAAAATAAGTGATGAAAAAAATAAGTTAGGAATAACGGATAAAGAAGCTTATAATATATTAGAAAGCGAAAATTATAAAACTATGAAAAATATAAGAATAATTGGAATTATGGGAATGGCTTCTTTTCAAGAAGAAAAAAAAATTCATAATGAATTTTCGTATTTACAATATATATATGAAATATGTAAAAAAAAATATGGACATTATATTCTTTCTATGGGAATTAGTAGAGATTATAAAATTGCTATAAAATATGGAAGTACACTTATTAGATTAGGTACTTTAATTTTTGGAGAAAGAAAAAAAATTATCTAA
- the trpA gene encoding tryptophan synthase subunit alpha has product MNQIHNFFTIKNKNILCIYFTAGYPKIDSTIKIIKILQNISVDLIEIGIPYSDPLADGMIIQKSNKISLKNGMNISLLFSQIEKIKKEIKIPIIIMGYFNQFYKFGEEKFLKKCKKSGISGLILPDLPVNIFVKEYQNMFKKYSLSMIFLITPKTNSHRISLLSKYTDGFLYLVSSNSTTGKINFFDKEQISFFERVNRLSIKVPKLIGFGITNKKNFNLSCKYANGGIIGSSFIKSLQEKKLEESIKKYIKSIR; this is encoded by the coding sequence ATGAATCAAATACATAATTTTTTTACAATAAAAAATAAAAATATATTGTGTATTTATTTTACTGCAGGATATCCTAAAATAGATAGCACAATAAAAATAATAAAAATTTTACAGAATATTTCTGTAGATTTAATAGAAATAGGTATACCATATTCTGATCCTTTAGCAGATGGAATGATTATACAAAAAAGTAATAAAATATCTTTAAAAAATGGAATGAATATTTCTTTATTATTTTCACAAATAGAAAAAATTAAAAAAGAAATAAAAATACCTATTATTATTATGGGTTATTTTAATCAATTTTATAAATTTGGAGAGGAAAAATTTTTAAAAAAATGTAAAAAATCAGGAATATCTGGACTAATTTTACCAGATCTTCCTGTAAATATTTTTGTAAAAGAATATCAAAATATGTTTAAAAAATATTCATTATCTATGATATTTTTAATTACTCCAAAAACAAATTCACATAGAATTTCTTTATTAAGTAAATATACTGATGGTTTTTTATATTTAGTATCTTCTAATTCTACAACTGGAAAAATTAATTTTTTTGATAAAGAACAAATATCTTTTTTTGAACGTGTAAATAGATTATCTATAAAAGTTCCTAAACTGATTGGATTTGGAATTACTAATAAAAAAAATTTTAATTTATCATGTAAATACGCAAATGGTGGTATTATTGGAAGTTCTTTTATTAAATCATTACAAGAAAAAAAATTAGAAGAAAGTATAAAAAAATATATTAAATCTATTAGATAA
- the trpB gene encoding tryptophan synthase subunit beta: MKFFVDKNGYYGEYGGAFIPEMLYENIIELQKNYKKFITSSEFKKLYRKILKDYVGRPTPLFFCKKYSDKYKAKIYLKREDLNHTGSHKINNTIGQVLLAKKLGKKKIIAETGAGQHGVATATTCALMNLKCIIFMGETDMCRQSTNVLRMKFLGAEIVPVFSGEKTLKDAVNEAIRYWINNTDSYYLIGSTVGPHPYPQMVADLQSIISEEIKMQLEEKEGISFPNYIICCIGGGSNAAGSFYYFLDNNLVNLIAVEAAGLGIKTDKTAASIHSGSKGVLHGSMTILLQNKDGQVLPAHSISPGLDYPGIGPMYANLFIKNRVKFLSVTDEEALQAGYELSLFEGIIPALESAHALAVLKKIKFNKNDVVILTLSGRGDKDINVYNKYFTKL, from the coding sequence ATGAAATTTTTTGTTGATAAAAATGGATATTACGGAGAATATGGTGGAGCTTTTATTCCAGAAATGTTATATGAGAACATAATAGAATTACAAAAAAATTATAAAAAATTTATTACAAGTAGTGAATTTAAAAAATTATACAGAAAAATATTAAAAGATTATGTTGGAAGACCAACTCCTTTATTTTTTTGTAAAAAATATTCTGATAAATATAAGGCAAAAATATATCTTAAAAGGGAAGATTTAAATCATACAGGATCACATAAAATTAATAATACGATAGGTCAAGTTTTATTAGCAAAAAAATTAGGTAAAAAAAAAATTATTGCTGAAACAGGAGCTGGACAACATGGAGTTGCTACGGCTACTACTTGTGCTTTAATGAATTTAAAATGTATTATTTTTATGGGAGAAACAGATATGTGTCGTCAATCTACTAATGTTCTTAGAATGAAATTTCTTGGAGCTGAAATTGTTCCTGTTTTTAGTGGTGAAAAAACACTTAAAGATGCAGTTAATGAAGCTATTCGTTATTGGATTAATAATACAGATAGCTACTATTTAATAGGTTCTACAGTTGGTCCACATCCTTATCCTCAAATGGTAGCTGATCTTCAATCTATTATTAGTGAAGAAATCAAAATGCAATTAGAAGAAAAAGAAGGAATATCTTTTCCTAATTATATAATTTGTTGTATAGGAGGAGGTAGTAATGCTGCAGGATCCTTTTATTATTTTTTAGATAATAATTTAGTAAATCTTATAGCGGTGGAAGCTGCAGGATTAGGTATAAAAACAGATAAAACAGCTGCTTCTATTCATTCTGGTTCTAAAGGAGTTTTACATGGAAGTATGACTATTCTTTTACAAAATAAAGATGGTCAAGTACTTCCTGCTCATTCTATATCTCCTGGATTAGATTATCCAGGTATAGGACCTATGTATGCTAATCTTTTTATAAAAAATCGTGTAAAATTTTTATCAGTTACAGATGAAGAAGCTTTACAAGCAGGATATGAATTATCTTTATTTGAAGGTATTATTCCAGCTTTAGAAAGTGCCCATGCATTAGCTGTATTAAAAAAAATAAAATTTAATAAAAATGATGTAGTTATTCTGACTTTATCAGGAAGAGGAGATAAAGATATTAATGTTTATAATAAATATTTTACTAAATTATGA
- the trpF gene encoding phosphoribosylanthranilate isomerase produces MKYNSLKIKICGMKFQIQKISTLNPDFIGFIFYPNSPRFVGNNFFIPKIRNKILKTGVFVNEIEEKILQISNKKKLDFIQLHGTEKPSYCEKLFKKGLKLIKSFRIDNHFSFKKNVEDYIPFCTYFLFDNNTVHYGGSGKKFCWKKLYEYNFKTPFFLSGGIGIKDFNKVKNFLHPKIFGIDLNSKFEIFPGKKNKIALDFFLKKIRKL; encoded by the coding sequence ATGAAATATAATTCATTAAAAATAAAAATATGTGGTATGAAATTTCAAATACAAAAAATATCTACTTTAAATCCTGATTTTATAGGATTTATATTTTATCCTAATTCTCCTAGATTTGTAGGAAATAATTTTTTTATTCCAAAAATTAGAAATAAAATATTAAAAACTGGAGTTTTTGTAAATGAAATTGAAGAAAAAATATTACAAATAAGTAATAAAAAAAAATTAGATTTTATACAATTACATGGAACAGAAAAACCATCTTATTGTGAAAAATTATTTAAAAAAGGATTAAAATTAATTAAAAGTTTTAGAATAGATAATCATTTTTCTTTTAAAAAAAATGTAGAAGATTATATTCCTTTTTGTACTTATTTTTTATTTGATAATAATACAGTTCATTATGGAGGTAGTGGAAAAAAATTTTGTTGGAAAAAACTTTATGAATATAATTTTAAAACTCCATTTTTTTTAAGTGGAGGTATTGGAATAAAAGATTTTAATAAAGTAAAAAATTTTTTACATCCAAAAATATTTGGAATAGATTTGAATAGTAAATTTGAAATTTTTCCTGGAAAAAAAAATAAAATAGCATTAGATTTTTTTTTAAAAAAAATAAGAAAACTATGA
- the trpC gene encoding indole-3-glycerol phosphate synthase TrpC — MNILERIISIKKKEIEKNKKIYPIKKLEKSIFFNRKTFSLSKNIKNSNTGIISEFKLRSPSKGIINNKVLVEKIVKDYELAGSSGISILTDQYFFSGKKEYLKKSRDIVSIPILRKDFIINEYQIIESKSIGSDAILLIAGILSKKEIKSFSKLAKSIDLEVILEIHNEIEIDKITNNLDIIGINNRDLINFIVDKNICLKLSSKIPDGYIKIAESGINDINFILKLKKKGFKGFLIGESFMKEKNPGKFCNNFIKNLKKLVYNNEI; from the coding sequence ATGAATATTCTTGAAAGAATAATATCCATTAAAAAAAAGGAGATAGAAAAAAATAAAAAAATATATCCTATAAAAAAATTAGAAAAAAGTATTTTTTTTAATAGAAAAACTTTTTCTTTATCTAAAAATATAAAGAATAGTAATACTGGTATTATTTCTGAATTTAAATTAAGATCTCCATCTAAAGGAATTATAAATAATAAAGTTTTAGTAGAAAAAATTGTTAAAGATTATGAACTAGCAGGATCTAGTGGAATATCTATTCTTACAGATCAATATTTTTTTTCTGGTAAAAAAGAATATTTAAAAAAATCACGTGATATAGTTTCTATACCTATTCTAAGGAAAGATTTTATTATTAATGAATATCAAATTATAGAATCTAAATCTATAGGATCTGATGCTATTTTATTAATAGCAGGAATTCTTTCTAAAAAAGAAATAAAAAGTTTTTCTAAACTTGCAAAAAGTATTGATTTAGAAGTTATTCTTGAAATTCATAATGAAATTGAAATAGATAAAATAACGAATAATTTAGATATTATAGGAATCAATAATAGAGATTTAATTAATTTTATTGTAGATAAAAATATTTGTTTGAAATTATCTTCAAAAATACCTGATGGTTATATAAAAATAGCAGAAAGTGGAATAAATGATATAAATTTTATTTTAAAATTAAAAAAAAAAGGATTTAAAGGTTTTTTAATTGGAGAATCATTTATGAAAGAAAAAAATCCTGGAAAATTTTGTAATAATTTTATAAAAAATTTAAAAAAATTAGTATATAATAATGAAATATAA
- the trpD gene encoding anthranilate phosphoribosyltransferase, with protein MKKLLKNLFLEKTLTKQEAKNFIINLSKGKINQTQAIVITSIYNMRNPTLEEIIGFRQAIMDLCVRVNLTEFNAIDIVGTGGDEKNTFNISTLACFIVAGTGEKVIKHGSFSSSSVTGSSNLLKKLGYHFTNKEDNLKNQLDKVGICYLHAPIFHPSLNIMSYARKELGIKTIFNTLGPLLNPGNPKNQLLGVNNLELARIYYYMYQNTKKNYAIIHSLDGYDEITLTSDIKCYTPKGERFYSIEELSNIGYKIKINPKELKGGKNTEENIKIFTNVLSGKGTLAQNEVVLINATFALSLLNKDNFKTNYNKAKYSLISGKAKSILKKFLSI; from the coding sequence ATGAAAAAATTATTAAAAAATCTTTTTTTAGAAAAAACTTTAACAAAACAAGAGGCTAAAAATTTCATTATAAATTTATCAAAAGGTAAAATAAATCAAACTCAAGCAATAGTTATTACTTCTATATATAATATGAGAAATCCTACTTTAGAAGAAATAATAGGATTTAGACAAGCTATAATGGATTTATGTGTTAGAGTAAATCTAACAGAATTTAATGCTATAGATATAGTTGGAACTGGTGGAGATGAAAAAAATACTTTTAATATTTCTACATTAGCTTGCTTTATAGTAGCAGGAACGGGAGAAAAAGTAATCAAACATGGAAGTTTTAGTTCTTCTTCTGTAACAGGATCTTCAAATTTATTAAAAAAATTAGGATATCATTTTACTAATAAAGAAGATAATTTAAAAAATCAATTAGATAAAGTAGGTATTTGTTATTTACATGCACCTATATTTCATCCATCGTTAAATATTATGTCTTACGCAAGAAAAGAATTAGGTATTAAAACTATTTTTAATACGCTTGGTCCATTATTAAATCCAGGTAATCCAAAAAATCAATTATTAGGAGTTAATAATTTAGAATTAGCTAGAATATATTATTATATGTATCAAAATACAAAAAAAAATTACGCAATTATTCATAGTTTAGATGGATATGATGAAATTACACTTACTAGTGATATAAAGTGTTATACTCCTAAAGGAGAACGCTTTTATTCAATAGAGGAATTAAGTAATATAGGTTATAAAATAAAAATAAATCCCAAAGAATTAAAAGGAGGAAAAAATACAGAAGAAAATATTAAAATATTTACTAATGTTTTATCAGGAAAAGGAACTTTAGCTCAAAATGAAGTAGTTTTAATAAACGCTACATTTGCATTAAGTTTATTAAATAAAGATAATTTTAAAACTAATTATAATAAAGCTAAATATTCTTTAATAAGTGGAAAAGCAAAAAGTATTCTTAAAAAATTTTTAAGTATATGA
- a CDS encoding anthranilate synthase component II — MDKILILDNYDSFTYNLVHAVKKLTKNPIKVSRNNEIKLSDIEKYNKIILSPGPGIPDEAHILKPLIKTFASTKSIFGVCLGQQAIGEVFGATLLNTKEVYHGITSLVKIVDTKEILFKKLPKEIKVGRYHSWIISPHNFPNDLKITAIGDKGEIMALRHKYYDVRGVQFHPESILTPYGEKIIGNWLNVK, encoded by the coding sequence ATGGACAAAATATTAATTTTAGATAATTATGATTCTTTTACTTACAATTTAGTTCATGCAGTAAAAAAATTAACTAAAAATCCTATTAAAGTATCTAGAAATAATGAAATAAAACTTTCTGATATAGAAAAATATAACAAAATAATTCTTTCTCCAGGACCAGGTATTCCCGATGAAGCTCATATTTTAAAACCTTTAATAAAAACTTTCGCCTCTACTAAGAGTATTTTTGGAGTTTGTTTAGGTCAACAAGCTATAGGAGAAGTTTTTGGAGCAACTCTTCTTAATACAAAAGAAGTTTATCATGGAATAACTAGTTTAGTTAAAATTGTAGATACAAAAGAAATTCTTTTTAAAAAATTACCTAAAGAGATTAAAGTAGGACGTTATCATTCTTGGATTATATCTCCACATAATTTTCCTAATGATCTTAAAATTACTGCTATTGGAGATAAAGGAGAAATTATGGCTTTACGTCATAAATATTATGATGTACGTGGAGTTCAATTTCATCCAGAATCTATATTAACTCCATATGGAGAAAAAATTATAGGTAATTGGTTGAATGTAAAATGA
- a CDS encoding anthranilate synthase component I family protein — translation MFKFSFRTIQKKILADSTTPIELYLKLRDLFPKTLLLETFNYKNYKNNFSILCINPVSEFILDKNVLKISYPNWIQKHIFIKNKLDIQNLIEDFFKKFTSDNYSIFYSGLYGYISYDSIQYFEKIKFYAPIKKIYNLPQIRFGFYKNLIIFNHFHNEMHLIEHQFSEKKDTSINHLIELIKKKNFPSFPFQSIGNRSSNVTDIEYQKMVSKGIKACLRGDVFQIVLSRQFQQKFRGDEFNVYRALRFINPSSYLFYFDYGNYKLFGSSPESQLVVNNHIAYINPIAGTIRRSNIENKDKKLSKNLINNPKENAEHIMLVDLARNDLSKNSSDVKVEIFKEIQILSHVLHMVSKVSGKLENNISLIKVFGDTFPAGTLSGAPKYKAMELIDKIENQHRGIYGGAIGFFGLNNSYINTAIVIRSFLSKNNTLFFQAGAGIVSDSKEKKELEEVNNKLMALFKALELAKNI, via the coding sequence ATGTTCAAATTTAGTTTTAGAACTATTCAGAAAAAAATTTTAGCTGATAGTACTACTCCAATAGAATTATATTTAAAACTTAGAGATCTTTTTCCAAAAACATTATTATTAGAAACTTTTAATTATAAAAATTACAAAAATAATTTTTCTATTCTTTGTATTAATCCAGTTTCTGAATTTATTCTAGATAAAAATGTGTTAAAAATATCATATCCAAACTGGATTCAAAAACATATTTTTATAAAAAATAAATTAGATATACAAAATTTAATAGAAGATTTTTTTAAAAAATTTACAAGTGATAATTATTCAATTTTTTATTCTGGTTTATATGGATATATATCTTATGATAGTATTCAATATTTTGAAAAAATAAAATTTTATGCTCCTATTAAGAAAATATATAATTTACCACAAATAAGATTTGGATTTTATAAAAATTTAATTATATTTAATCATTTTCATAATGAGATGCATTTAATTGAACATCAGTTTTCTGAAAAAAAAGATACTTCTATTAATCATTTAATTGAATTAATAAAAAAGAAAAATTTTCCATCTTTTCCATTTCAATCTATAGGAAATCGATCTTCAAATGTTACTGATATAGAATACCAAAAAATGGTATCTAAAGGAATAAAAGCATGTTTACGTGGTGATGTATTTCAAATAGTATTATCTCGTCAATTTCAACAAAAATTTAGAGGGGATGAATTTAATGTATATCGTGCTTTACGATTTATAAATCCATCTTCATATCTTTTTTATTTTGATTATGGAAATTATAAATTATTTGGATCTTCTCCAGAATCACAATTAGTTGTTAATAATCATATAGCCTATATTAATCCAATAGCAGGAACTATACGAAGATCAAATATTGAAAATAAAGATAAAAAGTTATCTAAAAATCTTATAAATAATCCAAAAGAAAATGCAGAGCACATTATGTTAGTAGATCTAGCTAGAAATGATTTAAGTAAAAATTCTTCCGATGTAAAAGTAGAAATATTTAAAGAAATACAAATTCTTTCTCATGTATTACATATGGTATCTAAAGTATCTGGAAAATTGGAAAATAATATATCACTTATAAAAGTGTTTGGTGATACTTTTCCTGCTGGAACTCTTTCAGGAGCTCCTAAATATAAAGCAATGGAATTAATAGATAAAATAGAGAATCAACATAGAGGAATATATGGAGGTGCTATTGGTTTTTTTGGATTAAATAATTCTTATATCAATACAGCTATAGTTATTCGTTCTTTTTTAAGTAAAAATAATACTCTTTTTTTTCAAGCTGGTGCAGGTATTGTTTCTGATTCTAAAGAAAAAAAAGAATTAGAGGAAGTGAATAATAAATTAATGGCTTTATTTAAAGCTTTAGAATTAGCTAAAAATATATGA